A stretch of Mucilaginibacter terrae DNA encodes these proteins:
- a CDS encoding cellulase family glycosylhydrolase: MRKHLSYLLMLLLCISTALYAQDATPVVGKVWSIAKANAWYKQHKWINGADFLPSTAINQLEMWQADSFDAATIDKELGWAAGIGFNTMRVYLHSLAWKQDPAGFKRRMDRYLSIADRHHIKTVFVFFDDCWNKQAKIGKQPAPKPGIHNSGWVQDPGDPNYKQPANFPALEKYVKDVMTRFKADKRILLWDLYNEPGNSNKLTTSYPLLKSVFTWARAVNPQQPISAGLWAWDYDKLNAFQALNSDVITYHDYEEPQWHQRVIGMLRSHGRPMICTEYMARTRGSRFENIMPMLKKENIGAINWGLVDGKSNTKYAWDTPLPNGEEPKEWFHEVFRKDGTPYKQEEVDLIKKLNNIK; this comes from the coding sequence ATGAGAAAACACCTTAGTTATTTGCTGATGTTATTGCTGTGTATTAGCACAGCTCTTTACGCACAGGATGCTACTCCGGTAGTGGGCAAGGTTTGGTCTATTGCCAAGGCTAATGCCTGGTACAAGCAACACAAATGGATAAACGGGGCAGATTTTTTGCCCAGCACTGCCATCAATCAACTGGAAATGTGGCAGGCAGATAGCTTTGATGCCGCTACTATTGATAAAGAACTGGGTTGGGCAGCCGGTATAGGCTTCAACACCATGCGGGTATACCTGCACAGCCTGGCCTGGAAACAGGACCCTGCCGGGTTTAAAAGGAGGATGGACCGGTATTTAAGCATAGCCGACCGTCATCATATTAAAACCGTATTTGTGTTTTTTGACGATTGCTGGAACAAGCAGGCAAAAATTGGAAAGCAGCCAGCACCAAAGCCCGGTATACATAACTCGGGCTGGGTGCAAGACCCTGGCGATCCTAACTACAAGCAGCCCGCCAACTTCCCGGCGCTTGAGAAATATGTTAAAGACGTTATGACGCGTTTTAAAGCCGATAAACGCATATTGTTGTGGGATTTATATAACGAACCTGGCAACTCGAACAAGCTAACCACTTCATACCCTTTACTTAAAAGCGTATTTACCTGGGCCAGGGCAGTTAACCCGCAGCAACCCATTAGCGCAGGGCTTTGGGCCTGGGATTATGACAAATTGAACGCCTTTCAGGCTTTAAACTCAGATGTAATTACTTACCATGATTATGAAGAACCGCAATGGCATCAGCGTGTAATTGGTATGCTGCGCTCACACGGCAGGCCAATGATTTGTACCGAGTACATGGCCCGTACTCGCGGAAGCCGCTTTGAAAACATTATGCCTATGCTCAAAAAGGAAAATATAGGTGCCATTAACTGGGGATTGGTTGACGGAAAATCAAACACCAAGTATGCTTGGGATACCCCGCTTCCAAACGGCGAAGAACCAAAAGAGTGGTTTCACGAGGTGTTTAGAAAAGACGGAACGCCTTACAAACAAGAAGAGGTTGATCTCATAAAAAAACTCAATAACATTAAATAG
- a CDS encoding glycoside hydrolase family 43 protein → MNKLINLLRFGLVLFILFVAQTGLAQTFSNPLLPSGADPWSIYKDGYYYYTHTTQNKLVIWKTKNLADLKTAEQKTIFIPPPNTSYSKDLWAPEIHFIKGKWYVYFAADDGNNNNHRMYVLENASADPLQGSWTFKGKVGDATNKWAIDGSVFTFKSQLYMIWAGWEGDVNQKQEIFIAKMKNPWTIDGERHKISTPELDWEKHGDLNDPNNPPHVDVNEGPQILINKDKVFLIYSASGCWTDFYALGMLTLKGKNLLDASSWVKSQKPVFKQSPENGVYAPGHNSFFKSPDGKEDWILYHANSAPGQGCGGHRSPRAQKFTWNADGSPNFGTPVKTGLETPVPAQNK, encoded by the coding sequence ATGAATAAATTAATCAATCTATTAAGATTTGGGCTTGTGCTCTTTATCCTGTTTGTTGCACAAACAGGCTTGGCTCAAACGTTTTCCAATCCCTTGCTACCCTCAGGAGCCGACCCGTGGAGTATTTATAAAGACGGGTATTACTACTATACCCATACTACGCAAAACAAGCTCGTTATCTGGAAAACCAAAAACCTGGCCGATTTAAAAACGGCCGAGCAAAAAACCATATTTATTCCTCCGCCTAACACTTCCTATTCTAAGGACTTGTGGGCGCCCGAAATACATTTTATTAAGGGTAAATGGTACGTGTACTTTGCCGCCGATGATGGCAATAACAATAATCACCGCATGTACGTGCTGGAAAACGCATCGGCCGATCCATTGCAGGGCAGCTGGACTTTTAAAGGAAAAGTTGGAGATGCCACCAACAAATGGGCGATTGATGGTTCGGTATTTACATTTAAGAGCCAGCTTTATATGATTTGGGCAGGGTGGGAAGGCGACGTTAACCAAAAGCAGGAAATCTTCATTGCTAAAATGAAGAACCCGTGGACCATTGACGGGGAGAGACATAAAATTTCGACCCCGGAGTTGGACTGGGAAAAGCACGGAGATTTAAATGACCCCAACAACCCGCCGCATGTTGATGTAAATGAAGGTCCGCAGATACTCATCAATAAAGACAAGGTGTTCCTTATTTATTCGGCCAGCGGCTGCTGGACAGATTTTTACGCCCTGGGTATGCTTACGCTTAAAGGAAAAAACCTGCTTGATGCATCATCTTGGGTAAAAAGCCAGAAGCCTGTATTCAAGCAGTCGCCCGAAAATGGAGTTTACGCCCCAGGTCACAACTCATTTTTCAAATCTCCTGATGGTAAGGAAGACTGGATTTTATATCATGCCAACTCGGCACCGGGTCAGGGCTGTGGTGGACACAGGTCGCCACGTGCACAAAAGTTTACCTGGAATGCAGATGGCTCGCCAAACTTTGGCACACCTGTAAAAACAGGATTGGAAACACCTGTTCCGGCACAAAACAAATAA